One Blattabacterium cuenoti DNA window includes the following coding sequences:
- the rpmC gene encoding 50S ribosomal protein L29: MKFLDIRSLSLKDLKNNINLQERNYQNVKIEHTVRLKKNPMEIRMLRRNVARLKTELNKRINERRKSKEKK, from the coding sequence ATGAAATTTTTAGATATTAGATCTTTATCTTTGAAGGATTTAAAAAATAATATAAATCTTCAGGAAAGAAATTATCAAAATGTAAAAATTGAACATACAGTAAGATTGAAAAAAAATCCCATGGAGATTAGAATGTTGAGAAGAAATGTTGCAAGATTAAAGACTGAATTGAACAAAAGAATAAATGAAAGAAGAAAATCAAAAGAAAAAAAATAA
- the rplO gene encoding 50S ribosomal protein L15: protein MLSSLKPKKGSNKKKLRLGRGQGTGKGGTCGRGHKGEKSRSGYSKKIGFEGGQMPLQKRIPKYGFRKRNKKKYFCINLDTLQDLVSKGKISENSVVDKKVLLSINLIRKNDVLKILGRGKLLSPLKIYASKFSKKAISSIKKVGGDILSI, encoded by the coding sequence ATGTTAAGTAGTTTAAAACCAAAAAAAGGATCAAATAAAAAGAAATTAAGATTAGGAAGGGGACAAGGGACTGGAAAAGGGGGGACTTGTGGAAGAGGACATAAAGGAGAAAAATCTCGTTCTGGATATTCCAAAAAAATTGGGTTTGAAGGAGGGCAAATGCCTTTACAAAAACGTATTCCTAAATACGGATTTAGAAAAAGAAATAAAAAAAAATATTTTTGTATTAATTTAGATACATTACAAGATTTAGTATCCAAAGGAAAGATATCTGAAAATAGTGTTGTAGATAAAAAAGTATTGTTGAGCATTAATCTAATTCGTAAAAATGATGTTTTAAAAATTTTAGGAAGAGGAAAATTGTTATCTCCATTAAAAATTTATGCATCTAAGTTTAGTAAAAAAGCTATTTCTTCTATAAAAAAAGTTGGGGGAGATATTTTATCTATATAA
- the rplP gene encoding 50S ribosomal protein L16 yields MLQPKKTKYKKKQKGRIRGNSTKGVFLSRGAYGIKAMESAWVTSRQLESARIAATRYMKREGKLWINVFPDKPITKKPQEVRMGKGKGPVEFWVSVIKPGRILFEVDGVSMTIAREALRLASQKLPIKMKFIFLNDFIIK; encoded by the coding sequence ATGTTACAACCCAAAAAAACCAAGTATAAAAAAAAACAGAAAGGTCGTATACGAGGAAATTCTACAAAAGGAGTTTTTCTTTCAAGAGGGGCATATGGAATAAAAGCTATGGAGAGTGCTTGGGTGACATCTAGACAATTAGAATCAGCTCGTATTGCTGCTACAAGATATATGAAAAGAGAAGGAAAATTATGGATTAATGTTTTTCCAGATAAGCCTATAACAAAAAAACCACAAGAAGTTCGTATGGGAAAAGGAAAAGGACCAGTAGAATTTTGGGTATCTGTAATTAAGCCGGGAAGAATTTTATTTGAAGTGGACGGAGTATCTATGACAATAGCTAGAGAAGCATTAAGATTAGCTTCTCAAAAATTACCTATTAAAATGAAATTTATTTTTTTAAATGATTTTATAATAAAATAA
- the rpsE gene encoding 30S ribosomal protein S5 produces the protein MKIEKKRKGKNIIGGIELKEKLIGVTRVCKVTKGRRYFSFSAIVIKGTKKGMVGYGFGKSKEAPDAIHKAGEKARKNLRKVCVFKGTIPHEQESRYGGAKVLIKPASDGTGIIAGGILRAVFEAAGFKNILSKSKGSSNPHNLIKAALKALSCLRDVQTIAKQRDISIQKVYSG, from the coding sequence ATGAAAATAGAAAAAAAAAGAAAAGGAAAAAATATTATAGGTGGGATAGAATTAAAAGAAAAATTAATAGGAGTTACTAGAGTTTGTAAAGTAACAAAAGGAAGAAGATATTTTAGCTTTAGTGCAATTGTAATTAAAGGAACTAAAAAAGGAATGGTGGGCTATGGATTTGGAAAATCTAAGGAAGCTCCTGATGCTATTCATAAAGCAGGAGAAAAAGCAAGAAAAAATTTACGTAAAGTATGTGTATTTAAAGGAACTATTCCTCATGAACAAGAATCCAGATATGGAGGAGCAAAAGTACTTATAAAACCTGCTTCAGATGGAACTGGAATCATTGCAGGTGGTATTTTAAGAGCTGTTTTTGAAGCTGCTGGATTTAAAAATATTTTATCAAAATCTAAAGGTTCATCTAATCCTCATAATTTGATTAAAGCTGCGCTTAAGGCCCTCTCTTGTTTAAGAGATGTTCAAACAATAGCAAAACAAAGGGATATTTCAATTCAAAAAGTGTACAGTGGATAA
- the rpsH gene encoding 30S ribosomal protein S8 yields MNTDPIADFLTRIRNSCLARHKLLEIPYSKLKKEITRVLLESGYILDYKLEKKKKFIKIALKYSQGKISVIQKIIRISKPGLRKYSKFKNLPRVLNGLGIAIISTSFGVMTDKQARRKRLGGEVLCYVF; encoded by the coding sequence ATGAACACAGATCCTATTGCAGATTTTTTAACTAGAATTAGAAATTCTTGTCTTGCAAGACATAAATTATTAGAAATTCCATATTCTAAATTGAAAAAAGAAATTACTAGAGTTTTATTAGAAAGTGGATATATATTAGATTATAAATTAGAAAAGAAAAAAAAATTTATAAAAATAGCTTTAAAATATTCTCAAGGAAAAATATCTGTTATTCAAAAAATAATTCGAATAAGTAAACCGGGTTTAAGAAAATATTCAAAATTTAAAAATCTTCCCCGTGTATTAAATGGATTGGGGATTGCAATTATTTCTACATCTTTTGGAGTAATGACAGATAAACAAGCGAGAAGAAAAAGATTAGGTGGTGAGGTATTATGTTATGTATTTTAA
- the rpsK gene encoding 30S ribosomal protein S11, protein MKKSSYGRKKSVVVDSFGIAHIQSTFNNIIITLTNKKGEVVSWSSAGKMNFKGSKKNTPYAAQMTAEDVAKNGLNAGIKKVEVKVKGPGSGRDAAIRALSNSGLIVTLIKDITPLPHNGCRPPKRRRV, encoded by the coding sequence ATGAAAAAATCATCCTATGGAAGGAAAAAATCAGTTGTTGTAGATTCATTTGGAATAGCTCATATTCAATCTACATTTAATAATATTATTATTACTTTGACTAATAAAAAAGGTGAAGTAGTTTCTTGGTCATCTGCAGGAAAGATGAATTTTAAAGGATCTAAAAAAAATACTCCTTATGCCGCTCAAATGACCGCAGAAGATGTTGCAAAAAATGGATTAAATGCAGGCATAAAAAAAGTTGAAGTAAAAGTTAAAGGACCTGGATCAGGTAGAGATGCAGCAATACGAGCATTAAGTAATTCAGGACTTATAGTTACTTTAATAAAAGATATAACTCCATTACCACATAATGGATGTCGACCTCCTAAAAGGAGAAGAGTTTAA
- the rpsM gene encoding 30S ribosomal protein S13: protein MSRISGVDIPKSKNSVIGLTYLYGIGRNLSKKILFNVGIDENKKVKDWSDEEISILRKYISNNVKIEGELRSEIQMNIKRLMDIGCYIGTRHRKCLPLRGQKTKNNCRTRKGKRKTVANKKKVSKN from the coding sequence ATGAGTAGAATTTCTGGAGTGGATATTCCAAAATCTAAAAATAGTGTTATAGGTTTGACTTATTTATATGGAATTGGAAGAAATTTGTCAAAAAAAATATTGTTCAATGTTGGAATTGACGAGAATAAAAAAGTTAAAGATTGGTCTGATGAAGAAATTAGTATACTTAGAAAGTATATCTCAAACAATGTAAAAATTGAAGGAGAATTGAGATCAGAAATTCAAATGAATATCAAACGATTAATGGATATTGGTTGTTATATAGGAACTAGACATAGAAAATGTTTACCATTAAGAGGACAAAAAACCAAAAATAATTGTAGAACTAGAAAAGGAAAAAGAAAAACTGTCGCCAATAAGAAAAAAGTATCAAAAAATTAA
- the rpsD gene encoding 30S ribosomal protein S4, whose protein sequence is MARYIGPKTKISRRFGECIYGKDKYFERRKYPSGQHGNSILRRGKRSEYFVQLLEKQKAKYTYGILERQFERLFLESVRKKGVTGELLLQACESRLDNVVFRLKFAPSRSSSRQIISHRHIMVNGSIVSIPSFRLNPGDKIEIREKSKEHPVILESIKNKVEGTVVDWLILDEKNMFGIFRMVPKRNQIPENIKEQLIVELYSK, encoded by the coding sequence ATGGCAAGATATATAGGTCCAAAAACTAAAATATCAAGAAGATTTGGAGAATGTATATATGGAAAAGATAAATATTTCGAAAGAAGAAAATATCCATCAGGTCAACATGGAAATAGTATTCTTCGTAGAGGAAAACGTTCTGAATATTTCGTACAATTGTTAGAAAAACAAAAAGCAAAATACACTTATGGAATATTGGAACGACAATTTGAAAGATTGTTTTTAGAATCTGTAAGAAAAAAAGGAGTTACTGGAGAATTATTATTACAAGCATGTGAATCTCGTTTGGATAATGTTGTTTTTAGATTGAAATTTGCTCCATCTAGATCTTCTTCACGTCAAATAATTTCTCATAGACATATTATGGTTAATGGAAGTATTGTTAGTATTCCGTCTTTTAGATTGAATCCTGGAGATAAAATTGAAATTAGAGAAAAATCTAAAGAACATCCAGTCATATTAGAATCTATAAAAAATAAAGTAGAAGGAACGGTAGTTGATTGGTTAATTTTAGATGAAAAAAACATGTTTGGAATATTTAGAATGGTTCCAAAAAGAAATCAGATCCCCGAAAATATAAAAGAACAACTAATTGTTGAGTTATATTCAAAATAA
- the infA gene encoding translation initiation factor IF-1 — protein sequence MAKQKHIEVDGTIIESSPNAMFRVELENGCIVKAHISGKMRMHYIKILPGDKVRLEMSSYDLERGRITYRY from the coding sequence ATGGCAAAACAGAAACATATTGAGGTAGATGGAACTATTATAGAATCATCTCCAAACGCAATGTTTCGTGTTGAATTGGAAAACGGATGTATTGTTAAGGCTCATATTTCTGGAAAAATGAGAATGCATTACATAAAAATATTGCCTGGAGATAAAGTAAGGTTAGAAATGTCATCTTATGATTTAGAAAGAGGAAGAATAACATATAGATATTAA
- the rpmJ gene encoding 50S ribosomal protein L36, producing the protein MKVRASLKKRTDNCKIVIRKKRLRIINKKNPRFKQKQG; encoded by the coding sequence ATGAAAGTAAGAGCTTCTTTAAAAAAAAGGACTGATAATTGTAAAATTGTAATTCGAAAAAAACGTTTGCGGATTATTAATAAAAAAAATCCAAGATTTAAACAAAAACAAGGTTAA
- the rplN gene encoding 50S ribosomal protein L14, with translation MLQQESICKVSDNTGAKEALVIRVLGGTKKRYASLGDSIIVTIKSASSGGDIVKKGQVFKAIIIRTKKRTRRKDGSYISFDDNACVLINPSGDMLGSRVFGPVARELREKEYMKIVSLAQEVL, from the coding sequence ATGTTACAGCAAGAATCAATATGTAAAGTATCAGATAATACTGGTGCTAAAGAAGCGTTAGTTATTCGTGTTTTAGGAGGTACAAAAAAAAGGTATGCATCATTGGGAGATTCCATAATTGTTACAATTAAGTCTGCTTCTTCAGGAGGAGATATTGTGAAAAAAGGGCAGGTTTTTAAGGCCATAATTATAAGAACAAAAAAAAGAACTAGAAGAAAAGATGGTTCATATATAAGTTTTGATGACAACGCTTGTGTACTTATAAACCCTTCAGGAGATATGTTGGGAAGTAGAGTATTTGGACCAGTAGCTAGAGAATTAAGAGAGAAAGAGTATATGAAAATTGTTTCTTTAGCACAAGAAGTTTTATGA
- the rpsQ gene encoding 30S ribosomal protein S17: MKEENQKKKNKEILKYRKQRKGIVISDNMNKTIIISEIRKVKHKYYGKSILRKKKYMVHDEKNISKNGDYVSIMETRPMSKKKCWRLVAILENSKK, from the coding sequence ATGAAAGAAGAAAATCAAAAGAAAAAAAATAAAGAAATCTTGAAATATAGGAAACAGAGAAAAGGAATAGTAATAAGTGATAATATGAACAAAACTATTATTATTTCTGAAATTAGAAAAGTGAAACATAAATATTATGGAAAGAGTATTTTGAGAAAAAAAAAATATATGGTTCATGATGAAAAAAATATTTCTAAAAATGGAGATTATGTTAGTATTATGGAAACTAGACCTATGAGTAAAAAAAAATGTTGGAGATTGGTCGCAATATTGGAAAATTCTAAAAAGTAA
- the rplV gene encoding 50S ribosomal protein L22 — protein sequence MSFEKNSTASLNGIRCSPRKIRLVADLIKSKKIQEALEILKYTPKRSISIFIRKLILSSLSNWNKKYSKMDNSPSLYIKDIRINQGKTLKRVRPVPQGRGHRIRKRSSNIILLLVEEKNKK from the coding sequence ATGAGTTTTGAAAAAAATTCTACTGCTTCATTAAATGGAATCCGTTGTTCTCCAAGAAAAATAAGATTAGTAGCGGATTTAATTAAATCCAAGAAAATACAGGAAGCTTTGGAAATATTAAAATATACTCCGAAACGGAGTATTTCTATTTTCATAAGAAAATTAATCCTTTCCTCATTATCTAATTGGAACAAGAAATATTCAAAAATGGATAATTCTCCATCTTTATATATAAAAGATATTAGAATAAATCAAGGAAAAACTTTGAAAAGGGTAAGGCCGGTACCTCAAGGAAGAGGACATAGAATCAGAAAAAGATCGAGTAATATTATTCTTCTTTTAGTAGAAGAAAAAAATAAAAAATAA
- the rplX gene encoding 50S ribosomal protein L24, with protein sequence MIKKGDKVLILSGNYKKNTGIVLKVFLKKNKAIIEGINIVKKHIKPSSEKPKGEIIKKELPIHLSNLKKI encoded by the coding sequence ATGATAAAAAAAGGAGATAAAGTATTGATTTTATCAGGAAATTATAAAAAAAACACAGGAATTGTGTTAAAGGTTTTTTTAAAAAAGAATAAGGCTATTATAGAGGGAATCAACATAGTTAAAAAACATATTAAGCCTAGTTCAGAGAAGCCTAAAGGAGAAATTATAAAAAAAGAACTTCCTATACATTTATCTAATTTGAAAAAAATATGA
- the rpsN gene encoding 30S ribosomal protein S14, with translation MSKESVKARQKKREKTVLKYEKKRKILKDSKSYELLQRLPRDASPVRLRNRCSITGRCRGYMRKFGISRIIFRDMVSQGLIPGVKKASW, from the coding sequence ATGTCTAAAGAATCTGTAAAAGCAAGACAAAAAAAAAGAGAAAAAACAGTTTTAAAATACGAAAAAAAACGTAAAATATTAAAAGATTCTAAATCTTATGAACTCCTTCAAAGATTACCTAGAGATGCTTCACCAGTACGTTTAAGAAATAGATGTTCTATTACAGGAAGATGTAGAGGATACATGCGGAAATTTGGAATATCTAGAATTATTTTTAGAGATATGGTTTCTCAAGGTTTGATTCCGGGAGTAAAAAAAGCTAGTTGGTAA
- a CDS encoding DNA-directed RNA polymerase subunit alpha, which translates to MSILDFVKPDKITTSEFSDYRGIFHLKPLEPGYGITLGNALRRVLLGSLKGFAVTSIRIKGVKYEFTTIEGIVEDVTEIVLNFKKIRLKRKIQGTIKKEIVNAYIESHYEQITGKLLNKFISSFQILNTDLVICNKNNVPLEISFTIEEGRGYVPAEENKNNNDFLIDTIPIDSIYTPIRNVKYTIENCRVGQKTDFENLSLEIKTDGSVCPKSALMEASKILIQYFSIFSYEKIGKKEHDKIDKEIKYEEEYLRMRTLLKSKLSDMNLSVRTKNCLKYASIKTIADLVSGSRSSMLKMRNFGKKSLDELESRMKEKGLYFGMEISGFKLKK; encoded by the coding sequence ATGTCTATTCTAGATTTTGTTAAACCTGATAAAATTACAACATCCGAATTCTCTGATTATAGAGGTATTTTTCATTTAAAACCTTTAGAACCTGGTTATGGAATAACATTGGGAAATGCATTAAGAAGAGTGCTTTTAGGTTCTTTAAAAGGATTTGCGGTTACTTCTATTAGAATAAAAGGAGTAAAGTATGAATTTACTACTATAGAGGGAATTGTTGAAGATGTTACTGAAATTGTTTTAAATTTTAAAAAAATTCGTTTAAAACGAAAAATTCAAGGAACAATCAAAAAAGAGATAGTTAATGCTTATATCGAAAGTCATTATGAACAAATAACAGGAAAGTTATTAAATAAATTTATTTCTAGTTTTCAGATTTTAAATACAGATTTAGTTATTTGTAATAAAAATAATGTTCCATTAGAAATCAGTTTTACCATAGAAGAAGGAAGAGGATATGTTCCTGCAGAAGAAAATAAAAATAATAATGATTTTTTAATTGACACTATTCCTATAGATTCTATCTATACACCTATTAGAAATGTAAAATATACAATAGAAAATTGTCGTGTAGGTCAGAAAACTGATTTTGAAAATCTTTCATTAGAAATAAAAACAGATGGTTCTGTTTGTCCAAAATCAGCTTTAATGGAAGCTTCTAAAATATTAATACAGTATTTTTCTATTTTTTCTTATGAAAAGATTGGAAAAAAAGAACATGATAAAATAGATAAAGAAATAAAATATGAAGAAGAATATTTACGTATGCGGACTTTATTAAAATCCAAATTAAGTGATATGAATTTATCTGTACGTACAAAAAACTGTTTAAAATATGCATCTATAAAAACTATAGCTGATTTAGTAAGTGGTAGTAGATCGAGTATGTTAAAAATGAGAAATTTTGGTAAAAAATCTTTGGATGAATTAGAAAGTCGAATGAAAGAAAAAGGATTGTATTTTGGAATGGAGATATCAGGGTTTAAATTAAAAAAATAG
- the rpsC gene encoding 30S ribosomal protein S3 yields the protein MGQKTNPIVNRLGIIMGWQSSWCNNYKDRIQEDFKVRRYIDARFPKGIISRIFIERTLKFITITIRTSRPALVIGKRGDEVDTVRKELKKITKKEVQINISEVKRPELDAPLVSKGLVKQLENRVSYKKAIKQSIFSAMRMNAKGIKIQMSGRLNGVEMARCESYKEGRISLGTFRADVDYHMEVAHTIYGSIGVKVWIMKGEIYGKKELFPLLEEMQKKHRSNKSSHFLKKRKKI from the coding sequence ATGGGACAAAAGACAAATCCAATTGTTAATCGTTTGGGAATTATTATGGGATGGCAATCCAGTTGGTGTAATAATTACAAGGATAGAATACAAGAAGATTTTAAAGTAAGAAGATATATAGACGCAAGATTTCCAAAAGGAATTATTTCTAGAATTTTTATAGAAAGAACTCTAAAATTTATTACTATTACTATTCGAACTTCAAGGCCCGCTCTTGTTATAGGAAAAAGAGGAGATGAAGTTGACACTGTTAGAAAGGAATTAAAAAAAATAACTAAAAAAGAAGTTCAGATAAATATATCCGAAGTAAAACGTCCTGAGTTAGATGCACCACTAGTTTCTAAAGGATTGGTAAAACAATTAGAAAATAGAGTATCTTATAAAAAAGCTATTAAACAATCTATTTTTTCAGCAATGAGAATGAATGCTAAAGGAATAAAAATACAAATGTCAGGACGATTAAATGGAGTAGAAATGGCAAGATGTGAATCTTATAAAGAAGGAAGAATTTCTCTTGGGACTTTTAGAGCTGATGTAGATTATCATATGGAAGTTGCTCATACCATCTATGGTAGTATAGGAGTAAAAGTTTGGATTATGAAAGGAGAAATTTATGGAAAGAAAGAATTATTTCCATTATTAGAAGAAATGCAAAAAAAACATCGTTCTAATAAATCTTCTCATTTTTTGAAGAAGAGAAAAAAGATATAA
- the secY gene encoding preprotein translocase subunit SecY, producing MNNFFITFHNIWNAKELRKKIITTLGFLLIYRFAAYVPIPGINPLGISDFMKNFNPGSKGLMQILSSFTGGAFNRASVLALGVMPYISASIIIQLMCLIIPTLQRVQKDGESGRKQISLMTRWLTVILCLIQAPVYLISLTKQFIPFLSYSSISKTYLIDINSFYGKTLFWGIGIMVLTSGTLFTMWLGDKITDKGIGNGISLIIMSGIIARFPEAVSKEILSKIEIGNGGFIVLFFEFLLWLLVVLFSIIIIQAIRKIPVQYVSHYKSLSSNSKLIQKRHQYIPLKMTAAGVMPIIFSQAIMLFPLTFSEYVNNNKMKNFFHLFQDVYGLWYNLTFFLLVIIFTFFYTAISIPVNQMADDLKRNGGHIPKIKPGKETAEYIDHVLSNITIPGAVLLGIIAILPSVVYRSIGITQNFSLFYGGTSLLIVVGVILDVIQQVNIYLLNYHYDGLMMMKKKDSKFRYFNKN from the coding sequence ATGAATAATTTTTTTATTACATTTCACAATATTTGGAATGCAAAAGAATTACGTAAAAAAATAATAACAACTTTAGGTTTTCTATTAATATATCGTTTTGCAGCATATGTTCCTATTCCGGGGATTAATCCTTTGGGGATTAGTGATTTTATGAAAAATTTCAATCCTGGATCTAAAGGACTTATGCAAATTCTTTCTTCTTTTACTGGAGGAGCTTTTAATCGTGCATCTGTTTTAGCACTTGGAGTTATGCCTTATATTTCAGCTTCTATCATAATACAATTAATGTGTCTTATTATTCCTACTCTTCAAAGAGTACAAAAAGATGGAGAAAGTGGAAGAAAACAAATTAGTCTTATGACAAGATGGTTAACTGTAATTTTATGCTTAATACAAGCTCCAGTATATCTTATTTCTTTAACTAAACAGTTTATCCCTTTTTTATCATATTCTTCTATATCCAAAACTTATCTTATTGATATAAATTCATTTTATGGAAAAACTTTATTTTGGGGGATTGGAATTATGGTATTAACATCTGGAACTTTGTTTACCATGTGGCTGGGTGATAAAATTACGGATAAAGGAATAGGAAATGGGATTTCTTTGATTATTATGTCGGGGATCATAGCTCGTTTTCCAGAAGCAGTTTCAAAAGAAATACTTAGTAAAATAGAAATTGGAAATGGAGGTTTTATTGTTTTATTTTTTGAGTTTTTATTATGGTTATTAGTAGTACTTTTTTCTATTATAATTATACAAGCAATTAGGAAAATTCCTGTACAATATGTTTCTCATTATAAGTCTTTAAGTTCCAATTCTAAGTTAATACAAAAAAGACATCAATATATTCCATTGAAAATGACTGCAGCAGGTGTTATGCCGATTATATTTTCTCAGGCAATTATGCTTTTTCCATTAACTTTTTCAGAGTATGTAAATAATAATAAAATGAAAAATTTTTTCCATCTTTTTCAAGATGTTTATGGATTATGGTATAATTTAACTTTTTTCTTATTAGTAATAATTTTTACTTTTTTTTATACTGCTATTAGTATTCCGGTAAATCAAATGGCAGATGATTTAAAAAGAAATGGAGGACATATTCCTAAAATAAAACCGGGAAAAGAAACTGCAGAATATATAGATCATGTTTTATCTAATATAACTATCCCAGGGGCAGTACTTTTGGGAATTATTGCGATACTTCCTTCTGTAGTTTATCGAAGTATAGGAATAACTCAAAATTTTTCATTATTTTATGGGGGAACATCTTTGTTAATTGTAGTTGGTGTTATTTTAGATGTGATACAACAAGTTAATATATATTTGTTAAATTATCATTATGATGGATTAATGATGATGAAAAAAAAAGATAGTAAATTTAGATATTTTAATAAAAATTGA
- the rplE gene encoding 50S ribosomal protein L5: protein MIDQSLTLKKLYEKKIIPSLIKRFGYRSVMEVPKIKKIVIHQGIGSSSSDKKIIESSLNEITSISGQKAVFCYSKHDESGFKLRKGMPIGVKVTLRRVKMYEFLERLINISLPRVRDFIGVKENSFDGYGNYNMGISEQIIYPEINIDKIKKNRGMNITFVTSAKNDQESKYLLSYFGIPFNKKKK from the coding sequence ATGATTGATCAATCTTTAACTTTAAAAAAGTTATATGAAAAAAAAATTATTCCTTCTTTAATAAAAAGATTTGGATATAGATCAGTTATGGAAGTTCCTAAAATAAAAAAGATTGTTATTCATCAAGGAATTGGATCTTCTTCATCAGATAAAAAAATAATAGAGAGCTCTTTAAATGAAATTACGTCTATTTCAGGACAGAAAGCTGTTTTTTGTTATTCAAAACACGATGAATCTGGATTCAAACTTAGAAAGGGGATGCCTATAGGTGTGAAAGTAACATTACGAAGAGTAAAAATGTATGAGTTTTTAGAAAGATTGATTAATATTTCTTTACCTAGAGTAAGAGATTTTATTGGAGTAAAAGAAAATAGTTTTGATGGATATGGAAATTACAATATGGGGATTAGTGAACAAATTATTTATCCTGAAATTAATATTGATAAAATAAAAAAAAATAGAGGGATGAATATTACATTTGTAACCTCTGCTAAAAATGATCAAGAATCTAAATATTTATTATCTTATTTTGGAATACCATTTAATAAAAAAAAGAAATAA
- the rplF gene encoding 50S ribosomal protein L6 produces MSKIGKSPIFFPENVEVKIENDKIFVNGKLGHLCQKISSEIKLVIHYHERKLFLIRNQENKKSRSLHGLYRVLINNMIQGVSKGFKKVLELVGIGYRVSSHEKILELNLGFSHNIMMQIPEEIDIEARMEKGKNPILILKSYDKQLLGIIASKIRSFRKPEPYKGKGIRYLNEYIRRKTGKSA; encoded by the coding sequence ATGTCTAAAATTGGTAAATCTCCTATTTTTTTTCCTGAAAATGTAGAAGTTAAAATTGAAAATGATAAAATATTTGTTAATGGAAAATTAGGTCATTTATGTCAAAAAATTTCTTCAGAAATTAAATTAGTTATTCATTATCATGAAAGAAAATTATTTTTAATTAGGAATCAAGAAAATAAAAAATCTAGGTCTTTACATGGGTTGTATCGTGTTTTAATTAATAATATGATACAAGGTGTTTCCAAAGGATTTAAAAAAGTATTAGAGTTAGTAGGAATTGGATACAGAGTGTCTAGTCATGAAAAAATATTAGAATTGAATTTAGGATTTTCTCATAATATTATGATGCAGATTCCTGAAGAAATTGATATAGAAGCAAGAATGGAAAAAGGTAAAAATCCTATTCTTATTTTGAAATCTTATGATAAACAACTTTTAGGGATTATTGCATCTAAGATAAGATCTTTCAGAAAACCAGAACCTTATAAAGGAAAAGGAATAAGATATTTAAACGAATATATTAGAAGAAAGACGGGTAAATCTGCCTAA
- the rplR gene encoding 50S ribosomal protein L18 → MKKKKIQFKLRKGKVFGKSNKPRISVFRSNKSIYVQMIDDDSGRTLIFSSSRENILKKENKTKIELSNEVGKLFGKKAKELNIQKAIFDRGRYLYHGRIKSLAEGIREMGLKF, encoded by the coding sequence ATGAAAAAAAAAAAAATTCAATTTAAATTGAGAAAAGGAAAAGTTTTTGGGAAATCAAATAAACCAAGAATATCTGTTTTTAGAAGTAATAAATCTATATATGTACAAATGATTGATGATGATTCTGGACGGACTTTAATTTTTTCTTCTTCAAGAGAAAATATTTTAAAAAAAGAGAATAAAACAAAAATAGAGTTATCCAATGAAGTTGGAAAACTTTTTGGTAAAAAAGCAAAAGAATTGAATATACAAAAAGCTATTTTTGATAGAGGAAGATATTTGTATCATGGTAGAATCAAATCATTAGCTGAAGGAATTAGAGAAATGGGATTGAAATTTTAG